The sequence GACCTTCTGCAGGTATTTCAGGCCTGCCAGGATCTCGTGCTGGACCTTGAACTGCGCCTTCATGCGGAACGTAGCCCCCTCCTTGATGGTGAATGGCTTGTTCTCGAGCGCCTCGAGCGCACCAGGTGACTTCAGGTCGATGATGATGTCAGGGCGGCCCTCCACCTCGAGACCGAGCGAGTAGATGATGCACTTGCGGGGGTCGTTGGGGTCGGAGATGTCCTTGCCCTGACCGAGACCGAGGGAAGCTTTCCACTTGTTGAGCGCCTCATCGTCCTGGTCTGCAGCACGTCGTGTCAGCGATTGCGGTGCTGGGTGCGCTGGACGCACAATCTGGCGTCACCTACCCAGCTTCTGGTACTCATCGAGCGTCTTCTTCTCACCGACCTTGAAGCCCTCCGTCTGCTCTGCGTGCAGATCGTCGTTGTGGTCGGCCATGGCTGCTGTGTAACAACGGGTGGGGGTGTCTCGGTAGGCAACGGTGTGTTTCTGGAGAGCGTTGGATTTGTGGAGAGAGTCGAGTGCGTTGCTGGTGCTCGAGCGGCGAGCCTCGACCTGGTGGGGCATGCAGCATCATTCACCGCCAGTCAGGGTCCATTGGCTCAAGCCCCTGGCTGGAATACGACGCGGACCTATCCTCGTTTCACATGTCGGCCTTGTTTGCACCGGCTCTCTGCTGCTCGTTGAAATCAACATCAGTGCGAAAGAATGTCTTCAGATGGGCAAGGCAAGCTTCATCGTGCTGTTGAGAAGAACGTGACATTCCATGCTCAGGCCCAGGAGCACCCCACGTGTTCCATCGTCCAGTCAAAGAACCCTTGCAAACAGCCCAATCCATGTGACATGCACCTTCAGGTTGCACAGTACACACTACGCACGCTGTGCCGACGTTCATGCTGCAAGACACAGAACAGCGGCTAGCCTCGACTGCTTTTGCCCTAAATAATACTGGGTTCTTGGTTCTTGCGAGAACACCGGTGAGCAGTACATGGGACGCTCCACACGGTGAAAGGTTCCCGTCCACGCCTCTGCTCTCAGTTTCACATTCTGCTACACCGTTCAGAAAGTCGCAGAGCATGGCTGGCGCTGTGGTCTCTGTAGCTTGTTGTTTACACGCCAGCGCGCGCTACTAGCATTGGTAGCGGTGGTATGGTGTCTTGGAGCTTCTGCGACAGTTCCAGAAGGACAGAGAGGCTCAGGACTGAGCGGCTGGCCTCTTCGCAATCCTAGGGTCGGAGACTTCGGCAGAGCTTGTTGCAGGGAAACGGAATCTTTGCAGAGAACAGCTACGCACAGGGCGAGCAGCGATAGTTTTGCTGCTTTGCAAAGCCAAACGCGCGAGTCGTCTGATTGGCGACGGCTACTCACCGTGTCATCGACAACAGCACTGATTCGGCGATGGACTGCGTTTCGAGCTCCCAGTGTCCAATCGGCATGGCTAGAGCAATTGCAATGCTCGAAATGGGCAGCCAGGACATTTCTACGAACGCGATGAGGTATGGTCCGGGGAATCCAGCCACCGTGGACTAGCGCGCATCGCAGGGACACCTCGTTCGCTCCTTCCTCCTACTTTCTCCCACCCGCGTCGGAAATCCCTCCAGCACAAGCAATAACGTCAACGCGCGCGCAGCTTCACTTCACCTTCACCAGGTCGCGCCCAAGCTTTCTTCACCCGTGCCACTTGATTGTGCCTCAGTCTTGGTTACTTCGCGTCAGCGACAAGCTCTTCTTCCGCGGTTCGCGCGCACGTTACGTCGTCCTCACGCTACAGCTTTCACCGCGACCACGCCGCGCTGCGCGCCTCGCTTCCAACTCTACGCTACCCGTGCCACCCTTCATACCCACGACCATGACTTCAACGCGTCCGCTTCCCGAGCGCATGAACCCGCTCCTCGAGCCGACCGATAGCACGGCCAGTATGTACACAGGCGCATCGCACCCATTGCGCGACAGAAGCTAACAGCGCCTTGCAGTCGAGATCCTCATTGAGAGGCGCCGCCTGGGCCAGACGAATCTCGGAACCAAGACTGGCGCCACCGGCCTGACGAGCGCAACAAAGCCGCAGAACAGCGGCATGTTCGACTACGCGCATCTGCGCGTGCCGCTCCCCAAGGACCTCTCGGGCTCGGAAATCTTCATGCCCGGCCCCAGCGGATACCCAGTATCCTACTTCTTAATGGTACGAGGATGATTTACCGACGTAGCGCAAGCGTTGGACTAACAGGATGGGCAGCGACGCAGCAGCGATGGCTACATCAGCGCGACCGGAATGTTCAAGGCTGCATTCCCCTGGGCTACGCTCGCTGAGGAAGAGACCGAGCGCCGCTACCAGAAGACGTTCCCCTCGGCAGGCCCTGATGAGGTCGCCGGCAGCGTCTGGATCGCGCCAGAGGAGGGTGAGTGGCTATCCCGCGAACGCCGCCCTCAAACAAGCGCGCATCGCTAATTTCCCTTTCTTGCAGCACTCTCACTAGCTGACGAGTACTCGATGCGCCACTGGCTCCTGGCATTGCTCGACAACGAGCCAATCGAGAAGGGCGCAAAGGATAAGCACAGTGTGCACGTCCAGGCGCCTCCCAAGTTCGATCTGCGAAAAGCCCAAAACGTGAAGCTCCCACCGCACACCGCGGTCCGCTCGACCCGCGCACGATCCACGAGGAGTGTTTCGCCCAGCAAGTTGGCTACGCCGAGCCGCAAGATGGCAACCCCTCGCAAGTCACGCGCCACCCGCGGTCGTTCCGAGGCCATGAGGGCCGAGGAGATCTTCCAGAGCACCGCGACCGAGTCGCCATCGTCTGCTTTGGTATCAAATGGCTTCAAACAGTCAGACTCGGTTGCTTCGGCAGTAAATGGCGACGTCAAGGAGGCGCAGGAAGGCGAGGTCAAGTCGGAGACGGTGCGCATTGAGGTCAAGGAGACAGTCGAGCAGAAGGGCGATTCCGAAGTCACAACGACAAACGTCCAGATCGACGTGCCAGCGTCACACCCGGAGCTCCGCGAGCCCGAGGATCCCACCAAGATGATTGAGGAGGCCAAGCGCATGGTCGAAGAGGCACGAGAGCTGGACGCTGGCGCATCGAGCGCGCCCCAGTCGTCGAAGCGAAAGGTGGAGGAGGTTCTCGATGCCGAGGACCTTGAGCTCGAGCGACCTGCCAAGCTTACCAAGAAGCTGTACACCACAGAGCAGAAGCTCACAAAGGAAAAGGTCACAAGAAGAGCACTTGTCGGGCTTACCGTCATGGCAGCGCTTGGGTAAGCACACGTACAAACGACGACTGCAAAACACGAGCTAACGTTTCCCAGCACGGCTATCCAGTACTTTGCGGTATAGTCGCGATGCGCAGCGCATCTCCTTTCTTCTCTGACGGTCggctctctctctctctctgtctGCATTACTAGTGTTGGATCATTCAGTATTCTCCCACAGAATCTCTCGTCTACTGTTcgacccccccccccccttccCCCCTTTCCATCGACCTCCGATCTACCTGGTTGCAGATAAGCTCGAGTTTCCCCGATGTTCTGTTTATTTTTGGCGTTTGCATGTCTGTCTGTATGGGTTGGGCGGTTGCACGCTCGTTTTCTGTACAGGTGTGGGCCGGTGGGCGACCCCCGTGGATCGGAGATGGAGTAGTGTACGTTAATCGAAATTTCTCTCGCCATCCGCTTGTTTGGTCAGGAGCGGCATGCATAGCAACCCCCCACACCGCTCTAGCATTCGGTGGGGAAACATGCATGCATGATGAGATGCCGCCCCGTGTGTGTTTTACATTCTTAGAGCACagtctatatatatatacacAGGTTCCACCGGCGTGCCGTGCCAGGCAAACATGCACACAGGCCCATACGGCGTGTCGTGCATCGCTCAATCATCCCAAACGGCCTTCTTGCGCGCCTCCCTCTCCTCCCCCTCGCGCCTCTCGCGCTCGCGCTCCTCAGCCCGCCGCTTCCTCTCCTGATCCCGCACCGCGCGGTCAAACTCGCGCTCCTCGTCTGTCCGCCGCGGGGCCCGCACGCCCAGCGCGCCGGCTATCAGTCGCCCGGCCACGGCTGTCGTCTTCTCTGGCCGCTTGTCCAGACTCCCCCCGCCCACGCCGCTGTCGCCGCGGCTGCGGTTTGCGCCGAGAGGCGTGTTTTCCGGAAAGTCAAAGGGCACGGGCGAGGCGGGTGTTGGCGGTGGGGGGTGGGGAGGTTGCGCTGTGTTGTCGTCGTgcgtgctggtgctggtgctggtgctggtgctggtgctggtgctggaggGAGCAGGAGCGGTGGATTCTGTCTCCGTGTCCGAGCCGGACGACTCGAGATCCCAGCTGTCGGCCACCGGCTTGGATTTCGGCTTGTGCAGCGGCTTTTGCGGGACCGTGGTGCTGAGCTTCAGGTGGGACAGTGTGGTTGCGATTTCTGTGCGGGCTTTGTTGGTGGTGTGATACTGGACTGTCTGCTGCGAGTACTTACCTGTCTCGCTGGGGGTTTTGCGGACGGCGGCCATGTTTGCGAGGGTTGGCGTGTTGGCGTGAAGCGTCGTGTGCAGCAAGCAATTTATATTCGATTTACAGCTCGGGGGTTTTGCGGGGAAGGGGTCCGTCTCGGTCTCGGTTGTGGGGACGGTAGCGTTGAGGATTCAGCCCCAGGTATCACAAGTGAGATATTCAAATCAATTGAAGAAGGGCAGCGAGTGTTTTTGTATCCCTGAGCAAGAAGCAAGGAAGAGGCAGTGTGCTAGGCCGCATGCACATTTGCAGCTGGATGTGAAACGGCCTCTGCCCACGACGACATCCCGAGCAACCCGCGCAGGCATCTCGTTCTCGCTCGTGTCCCCCTGTGCACGCATAGAAATTGTGGGAAGAGGTGCGCGTCATCCCAAGCGTCGCCTGTCGTCTAAAAACGTCAGATCGATGCCGCTTGCTGCCAGGGTCCCGCTGTTTCCGATACTCTCCGCGGCCTTCTAGACTGTGGCTCCGAGTGAATTTAGAACACTTGGCGGTCTGGTTGCTGCATTGGGACGGCGGTGGGTGAGGCGCATTGCAAATAGGGCAGAAGACCAGGGCGCGTTGCGCGTTCCTGCATCACCAGGGTGGGCCAGGTCGGTGGAGGGAAGATGCGTTGGCGGGCGATTAGTTTGTGTGGTTCGAACTTCTGTGTGGTTCGAGAACTTCTGTGCTGTCGACGCCGTGCACGTCAGGTCCATGATGAGGGGCTGTGCAGCCTAGGGCTCATCAGCAAGACTGCCACTTCGTCATTTTCATCGCGAGGAGCTCGACGATGCTCAAACGACAAGACCGGCAATGCTGTCTGCATCAAACGTCGTGCTTCAATGCACATGAGCAGTATGAAGCCTGAGGCCACTCTGAATGGCGTCGACTATGAGGGGCCACACGGCCGGTTACATGCATGCAAGTAGCCGTCGGCTATGCTCAGAGCTCTACCTCCGGCCCAAAACTACAACTCTCCCTCAAAGTCCTTGAAGCGTTGTAACAAGGCCTTGGAAGCTCAATTGAGCGTCGTGACATACACACGAGCTGTACTGCTGTCCCAAGACGCCTGTCTGCTTCTCGGTTTTCCTGCCATCTTTCTCGGCCATCGCTGGAAGCTCGAGACTGCGTCATGATCTCTCGACACACAAGCTGCCTGAGCAGCAAAGCGCTGAGCTCACAATGCCTCAGCCGCCGCGTCCCTTGGGCTGCTTTCTCCACGACATCTGCACGCAATGGCTACGATGACACCATTCAGAATCTCAAGATCGGCTCCCATACCCGCGTCATGTTCCAGGGTTTCACAGGCAAGCTCGCTACAGCCAATGCAAAAGAGTCCATGGAGTGGGGCACCAACGTCGTTGGTGGTGTGAAGCCTGGAGGCTCGGGTGAGCACCTCGGACTTCCAGTGCTCCCTTCTGTGCGGAAGGCTATGGAGGAGCTGAAGCCAGATGCGACGGGCATCTATGTCGCAGCACACCAGGCTCCGGCTGCTATCGAGGAAGCCATCGAGGCTGAAGTGCCGCTCATTGTTGCTGTCGCTGAACACATCCCGGTCCACGATGTCATGAGGGTAGGCAAACAAGACATCGGTTCAAGGTATGTGCTAAGTCGCGCCAGATACACTCCATGCTGAAGTCGCAATCCAAATCGCGATTGGTCGGTGCAAACGCACCAGGCATAATATCAGCAATCGGTCGGTGCAGAATAGGATTCCAGCCTCTGCCTACCTTTTCGCCAGGGCACATCGGTGTCATAGCGAAGTCAGGTACACTCTCATACGAGACTGTAGGCTCCCTTACAAGAGCTGGCCTGGGTCAGAGTCTGTGCATTGGCATGGGTGGCGACGTCATTGCAGGGACGAACTTTGTGGATGTATTGAAAGTCTTCGAGACGGACGATGATACCCAAGCAATCATTCTTGTTGGTGAGCTTGGTGGCACCAACGAAGAAGAGGCTGCGGACTGGATCAAGGATTACAACAAGCGTGTTTTCAACCCCAAGCCGATCGCTGCTTGCATTGGTGGCTTCCAAGCGAAACCTGGCAAAGTCACTGGTCACGCTGGAGCGTGGACTGGTCTTGGAGAGGGCACATCGGAAGTCAAGTACAGGGCTCTCGAGGCCGCTGGTGTCACCATGGTCGACCACCCAGCCAAGTTTGGAGGTGTGATGAAAGACATTCTTTCAAAATCCGGTCGCAGCGTGAGGAAGATTGTAAGTAGTCAGCCACGGCTCTGCACACAGTCGTACTGACAAAGAACCAGGAGCAATCAGCAGCCCAAGCACGTCGAGGGTACCACACATCGGCACGGCGACCAGTTCTTGACTCAGCACAATCACCTGCTTTGCAACAGAAACGCCCACTGCACCTTTCGGCCGATCAAAACGTCAAAATCCTCAAGAAGTACAACATCGACGTAGTGTCGAACCCAGATGATCAACAATCGAGTCACTACATTGGCATATCACCACACCGCGTCAACCGCTCCCCATCCATCATCGCCGCTCCCACAGCAAATCCAGATCAACTACACCAGCGAGTGCGGAGATTTCCGTTCGACTATCGAAAAGGGCCATCTCCCCAAGCCATCAACGAAGCAATGGCATGGCTTCAACTCGACGCCGCACCACCCAAAGCCAAAGCGCAGACGGCCGAGCTCATCTCGAACCTATGGAAGCTGTACACCGAGAAAGAAGCCATTGACGCTCACGTCGCCCTCTCCCTCAATCCAACCAAAGACGAGATCCAAGTCTACAGCCCGTACCTATTCTTCGACGACGCCGCCTACCGCTCCAACAAACGACAAGCCGACCTCCACGAGCAGCGCGACAAGCTCTCCCAAACCGAGCTAGAAGCCGAAGAAAACGGCATTGTCTACATCCCGCTTGACACGCCGCAGCCAGACAGCCGCCTACAAGCGAGCACCCAAACACCCCCCCAATCCTCGAGCCTAACCCCAGGCGAACCGCGCAATCTAGTCGGCACCCTCGTCAACGGCGCAGGACTCGCCATGAACACAAACGACGTGCTGCACCTGCGCCTCTCCTTGCCCCCCTACTCAACCGCGAATGCAAACTTCCTCGACACAGGCGGCAAAGCGACGTCGCAGACGATCAAGACGTCGTTCAAGCTGATCCTGTCCGATCCGCGCGTTTCCGTCGTCTTCGTCAACATCTTCGGCGGGCTGACGCTGGCGGATATGATTGCCGAGGGCATCATCCTTGCGTTCAAGGAGGTGGGCGTCGATAAGCCGGTTGTGGTGAGGTTGAGGGGCACGAATGAGGACAAGGGGCGCAAGGTGCTCGAGGCTGCTCATCTGCCCATCCATGCGTTTGACGATTTCGAGGAGGCGGTCAAGAAGGTTGGGGAGCTGGCTAATGGAGGGACGTGAGGCTGTTGGGGTTGAGGTCGTGCATTGGCGCGCGTTGATGATGTAGATGCTAGTATGCGCTTGCAATCAGAATACATGTGTTGCAGACGAGGCGCTCTGTTTGCTGCTTCTGAATGGCCACGTCCTGGACATGCGTGATCCAGGTGGGAGGCCAGGCCTGTTCGCACCAAAAGGACTTGGCAAGTCGTTCACGGCGGTGTGCAAGGGAGCTTGGGCTGGACATAAGTAAATCGATACTGCGGCATCTGAGGTTTGTTCGAGGACTATATGCAAGCACGATCGGCGTCGCTCCACGCGAGCCTAATGATCCCATAACGCCAAGTCCCGAATCGTTCAGGTCATAACTAAGAAGCCATCTGAGTACCACCTTCGCCGGCGCTAAAAACATTATCTTCGCCAAAGTCTCCAAGCCACATGATTGTATGTGGTGTCGAACGTAGGTCGGCGAGGATGGGTGGCTGCGCTTGGGTAGTGTGGTGTTAGCTAGCTCGTTGCGTTAACGGCGTCAACGACTACCAGCTGCCACCAATCTGCTCCTGATGCACCTCAAGGGTGTCACCGTCCTGCATGTCAAGCTGCCCTGGCGTTAGCTTTGATTTTCGATGGACGTGCAGCCCTAGGTGGATTCTCTAAGCCGCTGCGACCGAAGGTACGTACTGTGTCCGGGTTGTCCGTCGGCCCAACACGCGTGCCCTCGAACAAGAATCGCACACTCGAGATGTTCTTGCCCTGGCGATCGCAGAAAGCATTCATGAGCTTGCCGAGCTGGGTTGTACGCTTGATCTTGAAGAAGACCTCATTGTTGTTGTCGGTGACCTTGATGTTGAGGTGCTCAGACGGGCCAGCATCCTCAGGCTTCTGCGCGGGTGAACCGTTGTCAGACATGATGATTGTGCGCGGGCGTGATGTGAGTGGAATGGAGCGCGAGCGTGCGGTGGTTGGCGGGTTTCGAGCGGCGCAATGCTATTTCAGGTGCGTCAGTGGGCGTTCGAAGCGGCAGAAGTGGAGAGAAAGGTTGTCGAGCGGCGGGGAACTACCTTTATATGTCACGGAGGTAACCGTATGACCGACAGCAGGTTCCAAGATGCGTCAGGTGATAAAAAAAAACTTGGTGAATGTGCGCAGACGCGTCAAGCTGCTGCAGAGTACCGGTGGCGAAATCGTTTCAGCAAGAGAGACTGGGACGAGCGAGCTGCTGTCACGAAGAAGTGAGGTGGGCGACGAATAGTGGGGCGCCTTCCACAAGCGCTAGCCATTCTGACCAACCGAAGTCACCCTCACCTTCACTCTCAGCTTTCCTGCCTGAAGAGCGTTGAAATACAGTAATACAAGGTTGATTCTGAACGCTTCGACTTGTATACGTCGCGACCGAGAGTACTGGATCGTTCAAAGACGTACCATTCAGGCAATTCATCATGGTATGGTTATGATGTCACTCAACGCTATGTCTTCATCAAAACTCACCGTTGGAACAGGGAGAGATTGAGAAGGACTTGAAACAGGATCCGCCGTGTCATTCAAGAGCATGCGCCATTCAAAGTGCGTTGTCGCTTCTCTTCTGAGGATTCTCTAACTAAACGAACAGATTGCATACAGAAGAACAACTTTGATGAAGGAAAATGTCGAAAAGAGGTACGCGCCACGGCACCCTTTCTTGTTGCGAAAAACGCAGATTCTTTAAGAGCCTCAGTGCATACACCATAACCGGTCTTTCGTTACTTGCGAATCTGTAGGATGTGCTGATATATAGCAGGTCGATGCTCTGTACGAGTGCTGCAATGCCTTTTACAAAGTGAGAGGCGACGACGCAAGATGTGTTACATGCCCAAAACCTGATCTGTTAAGGTATGTTTGTCACAAAAGCAATACAGCAATATACTGACTATCTCTCCTACGGATAGAATCAAGATGAAGCAGCGCGCCCAAGGTATATCATAGCCCTTCATGACCAGGATAAAGCGTAAAGCAACAGAGCGTTGCATTGGATAGACGAATAATGTATCAACATGTGTAGTATAGCACAGCAGAATTTATACAATTTCTGCCACGCAGTCTCTTACGAGACCCAACTCACGCTGCAGGAAAGCTGGATGCCAGTGCGCGGTCCTCGATTCTCGGAGGCGGTCAAAGCAAATTCGCTTGAATATTGGGAGCTGATGAGCAGACAGATGAGTACAGTGTGCTTTGCCCACATCAGACGGTTGTCTCAGAACCGCTGAAGACCTCCAAGCTCTTTCATCAAGGCAAGAACCGACATTGAAAGCTTGCGGCAATACGCTTCCGCTTTCAAAAAGCCGACAGAAGGCGTAATAGGATGTCATACCTCCCTTTTCTTATCCACCACTCCGCGAGGAAGGTCGGTGGGTTCACTGGGAAGCATATTTTCTCTAAGACTATCCCGAGCACCCAACGATAATTGAATAAGCGTTGAGCGACTCTATGAAGGGAAGTCTATGTTAAAAACATTGATAGAGAGCAAAAAGCCGGACGAGTTGCAGATTTTTGTAGTCGCGTTAGCGCGCCAAGCAGAAACGCGGCGCTCGGGCGTTAACCTCACTGGAAACATGGAGCAACGCGACTGTTTTGTGCATCTTCGATTGCAGCTTCAACCACAGCCAGCGCTTTTGAGCGCCCGAAATCGAACCTGCTTTTGCCCCTGCCGGTGCTAATTCAGTCCATGTGAAGAACGACATAGCGAGTTCATCCATCTCCCGCCATGGCTCCCTTTTCTTTCGCGCGTCAGGCGCAACCTGCAGCTCAGGTACGTATTCAAGCTTCGAGCTCTTTGCATTACTGCAGGGCCACTTCTAATGAAGTACGACTCGCAGTCCAACGGCACCGCTTCGTCTCTGTTCGGCAACCCACGCGCGGCCAACGGCGCATCTCCCAGCGATCCTCTCCAACCTTTGCGCGCAATGGCCGACCGTGTAGGCAAAGAGGTGGAAAAGTTCGCGGAGCGAGTTGATCACTGGCACACATACGGAAAGGATAACGCCGCTATCAAACACCAGGCAACGGTCAAGATGGTGGGACACTTCAGGGACGTCGCAGAATCGCAAGTAAACGAATTGAAGCGCACCAGTGGTGCAGAGAACCAGGGCGCGTTGAACAAGAGTACACGACGTCGCGTACAAAACATGGGAGAAGGTTCAGTTCAGGGTTCGTTTGCACAATCTTTCCAATCGATTGTGCCATCCGTCGAATCTAGCACCCCGCTCGATTCTGCAAGCGTACAGGAGCTGCGACAATGGCAGGCTGAGCTGGCGACATGGGACCTCCTCTGCATCATCATCGATCACTACCACCCTGAACCCGGCAAAGACGTTGAAGCAGCGAAGCGAGCGCAACTGGAGACGGCTGGCGGCGACAAGCGTTACAGTCCAAACAGCGAGATCTGGGATAGGTTTCTGTTAGAAGACGACCAGGCAAAGGAGAAGGATCTCATTCTGCGTTGGCTTGAGCAGACCGCTCAAGACAGCGAGAGCGATATCGAGTCGATCACTGCGGTGCTGGAAGAAAAGTCTGGCAAGGGCGCAAACACTTGGACAAGCGGATGGCTGGACACCAAATCCAGAATCAAGCAGGCGAAGCGCATGGAGGGCTCAGACCAACCTTTGAAGCCCGAGTCCACAAACCTGAAGACTGCGGATCGATCACAACAGCTGGTGACGCAGCTGGACCCTGACGCGCCGTCGCGGCAGAAGCGCGTGCTCGAGAGGTCGGACGAATTTTACGAGAAAGCTCTCTGGTTGGTTTGCTACGAGATGATGCGTCGTGGTGTTCCGTGGAAGGAGATCTGCGAGTGGGCACTGGAGAGGAACGAGGCGTGGCGCGGTGTGAGCATAGGCGCAGCATACGAGTCGTACACCCCTGGCAGCCCGAACGTCGCTGGCGAGACAGTCGGATACCTGTTCCGACGAATGTGTTTCTATGCCGCGCAAGGCACCCGACTACCGTACGAGGGCGCTGTGTATGGCCTGCTGAGCGGAGATGTGGACAAAGTCCGGGAAGTTGCTCGTACCTGGGACGATCACCTATACGCACACTACAACGCCCTGCTACTGTCTCGATTTGACTCCTACCTGCAACGACAGCATCCGAGCCGAGTGACGCAGAGCCTGAGCCAAAGGTTTGTGTTCCACGATGCCGTTGCCAACATTGGGAATTGGTCCAACTCTCCCAGGGCGGTCATCAGCGCCTTGAAGCAGCACAAAGCCTCGTCAACGCTGGCAACCGCACCAGTCAAGCTTATCCAGGGCGCCTTGATCGGTCGAACATTGGAGGAGCTTGTCCATATGGTCGGCATCGCACTGGCCGACATGCTGCAGGACGATGAACGAGCTGGCAACCTCATGGTCCACCCCGACTCGCCGGAGAGTGGTCGAGGGCCAAAACCGGCGTCTGGACAGCGAGCCGTTGCAGTGGATGGATGCTACCAGACGCTTGCTGGGGATCCACACGCTTTCCGCATCCTGGTACACGTTCTCATCGCAGTCCGAGGAGGTATGGGCCTGCTGAAGACGGAAAATCTGCCCCAAAGGCTGGCCATGGATAACGTGATCGCTGGCTATATCGAGCTCCTGCGCCTTAGCAAGCGCATCCAGTTGATTCCCCTCTATGCAGCGCAACTACCGGAAGCACGGCAATACTACTGTCTGGCACGGGTGCTTCCTGACATCAAGAACCGCGACGAGCAACAGAACTGCATAGCTCTGCTGGAGTCGTACGGAGTCGACACGGTCGAGGTGGTTTCTCAAAGTTTCACGCTTGCCTTCAACCATAGTGGCTTCATCCACTTTGACGAGGAAGGAAGCTCTGTGATTACGCAGCCCATCAAGCGCTTCCCGATGCTTCAGCCGACAGACGCGACGGATCAGAAGCAGAGGCTTCTGTGGCCGGGCGTACGGATCAGGCCCGAGTTTGACGGGCGTGAGCTGGAGTCCAAGGACGAGGGCATCATCGACGCAGTTTATTGGTACAACTATCTCAGTaccgaggacgaggagaCATTCGAGCACCTGAAGAACGCACTGACGATTTTCCTCCGTACGTATACTGTGCGTGGCGATGAAGGCTTGTGCTAATGAGGATAGTCAACGGCCGCCTCGGCGCTGCGGAGAAGATGGTCGAGGAGGTCAATGTCGAGTCGCTCTCTCTGTCACGGACTGAGGCACTCTGCGGATATCCCTTTGACTTCAACGCGGACGGCGCCGAAGTGCAAGACGAGCGCCTGTTGCACGCCCATCGCGAGACGCTGTCGCGCGAAGCTCGAAGCAGACTGCCCGTAGCGCGACTGCCTGATGCTGAGCAGCATGCGCAGATTGTGTACCGCCTGCGGGAGCGCAGCGCACCCTACTACGACCTGCAGCAGATAGTGCGCATCGTCGCCATGTTCCGGGCGTGGCGTATAGAGGAGCAGAAGCTCATCAAGTAGGTTTtcaaaagaaaagaaagaaaaaaggGAAAAAAATAAATTCGCTAACGCCTCGCAGCACGCGCAACCAAGCCAAGGTGAACACGAAGGAAATCAAAGAAATCCTCGACAACATGACCAACGTCTTCGACAACCTGATTCCGTCGCTGGGCGAGACCCATGCAGCCGACACGCGGGACACGATGGACCTGAAGCGGGCGTACGTACCGGAGATGATGATCACGTACCTGTCGGTGCTGCAGTCGGCGTCGTTCCTGCTGAACCGCGAGACGGCGCTCAAAGCGATGGAAGTGGCGACGCTCGTCGCGGACCCGGGCAGCGCGTGGCTGCAGTCGCTGTTCCTGGAGACGGGGCGCATGAGCGAGCTGGTGGCGACGCTGGCGCAGGTGAGCAAGGCGATGCTGCATCTGAATGAGCACGAGGGCAGGAAGAAGGAGACGAAGAAGCGCGGG is a genomic window of Ascochyta rabiei chromosome 16, complete sequence containing:
- a CDS encoding Nucleoporin nup84, variant 2, which encodes MAPFSFARQAQPAAQSNGTASSLFGNPRAANGASPSDPLQPLRAMADRVGKEVEKFAERVDHWHTYGKDNAAIKHQATVKMVGHFRDVAESQVNELKRTSGAENQGALNKSTRRRVQNMGEGSVQGSFAQSFQSIVPSVESSTPLDSASVQELRQWQAELATWDLLCIIIDHYHPEPGKDVEAAKRAQLETAGGDKRYSPNSEIWDRFLLEDDQAKEKDLILRWLEQTAQDSESDIESITAVLEEKSGKGANTWTSGWLDTKSRIKQAKRMEGSDQPLKPESTNLKTADRSQQLVTQLDPDAPSRQKRVLERSDEFYEKALWLVCYEMMRRGVPWKEICEWALERNEAWRGVSIGAAYESYTPGSPNVAGETVGYLFRRMCFYAAQGTRLPYEGAVYGLLSGDVDKVREVARTWDDHLYAHYNALLLSRFDSYLQRQHPSRVTQSLSQRFVFHDAVANIGNWSNSPRAVISALKQHKASSTLATAPVKLIQGALIGRTLEELVHMVGIALADMLQDDERAGNLMVHPDSPESGRGPKPASGQRAVAVDGCYQTLAGDPHAFRILVHVLIAVRGGMGLLKTENLPQRLAMDNVIAGYIELLRLSKRIQLIPLYAAQLPEARQYYCLARVLPDIKNRDEQQNCIALLESYGVDTVEVVSQSFTLAFNHSGFIHFDEEGSSVITQPIKRFPMLQPTDATDQKQRLLWPGVRIRPEFDGRELESKDEGIIDAVYWYNYLSTEDEETFEHLKNALTIFLLNGRLGAAEKMVEEVNVESLSLSRTEALCGYPFDFNADGAEVQDERLLHAHRETLSREARSRLPVARLPDAEQHAQIVYRLRERSAPYYDLQQIVRIVAMFRAWRIEEQKLINTRNQAKVNTKEIKEILDNMTNVFDNLIPSLGETHAADTRDTMDLKRAYVPEMMITYLSVLQSASFLLNRETALKAMEVATLVADPGSAWLQSLFLETGRMSELVATLAQVSKAMLHLNEHEGRKKETKKRGSKGETLRIWDLNASTRV